A genomic segment from Alteribacillus bidgolensis encodes:
- the eutH gene encoding ethanolamine utilization protein EutH, whose product MVMIGEIVIYIIMACAVIGAIASIKNSDEGLGKQFMEGLHAVGHIFVPAAGIMASIPYLSWFIDKVFGPFFASIGADPAIAATSILATDMGGYQLAEALAGSYEGWIMAMIVGFMAGATIVFSVPMGLAMLDKRDHKYMALGIMSGILTIPIGAFISSVITLLTNSEVREVISTTTGSTYEFAISYLSIFANLSPLIIFVVLLAAGLYFMPDLMINGFMWFGRIMDAAIKLVLVFSIVEVFTGLFSNVLGSWGFDPIMADTEDQFRALETAGYIGIMLAGAFPMVYLLQKYAGNKLESIGSKIGLSKEGSAGLIATIANILAMFKLVRNMRPKDKVINISFAVCAAFLLGDHLSFTANFQPTLILPIIIGKLAAGVIGIGLAYWLSVPKALELERKDREAGIIGENEYVNVEEKEETKKVG is encoded by the coding sequence ATGGTAATGATAGGTGAAATTGTTATTTACATTATTATGGCCTGTGCAGTCATTGGCGCCATTGCATCCATTAAAAATAGTGATGAAGGATTAGGGAAGCAGTTCATGGAAGGATTGCATGCAGTTGGGCATATTTTTGTGCCGGCTGCTGGGATCATGGCTTCCATTCCTTATCTATCATGGTTTATAGATAAAGTTTTTGGACCATTCTTTGCTTCGATCGGTGCAGATCCGGCTATTGCAGCTACTTCTATACTAGCAACAGATATGGGAGGTTATCAGCTAGCTGAAGCACTAGCTGGTTCGTATGAAGGCTGGATCATGGCAATGATTGTAGGTTTTATGGCTGGTGCTACCATCGTATTTTCTGTTCCAATGGGGCTGGCAATGCTCGATAAAAGGGATCATAAGTACATGGCGCTCGGTATTATGTCTGGAATATTAACGATTCCAATCGGGGCTTTTATTTCTAGCGTTATTACGTTATTAACAAACTCCGAAGTTCGTGAAGTCATCTCAACTACTACGGGTTCTACATATGAATTTGCAATAAGTTATTTAAGTATTTTTGCAAATTTATCACCTCTAATTATCTTTGTCGTTTTATTAGCTGCCGGCCTGTATTTCATGCCGGATTTGATGATAAACGGCTTTATGTGGTTTGGCCGAATCATGGACGCAGCCATAAAACTCGTTTTAGTATTCTCTATTGTAGAAGTATTCACTGGCTTGTTTTCAAATGTATTAGGAAGCTGGGGATTCGACCCAATTATGGCCGATACCGAAGATCAATTCAGAGCATTAGAAACAGCTGGTTATATTGGAATTATGCTTGCAGGTGCTTTTCCGATGGTTTATTTGCTTCAAAAGTATGCAGGAAACAAGCTGGAATCTATAGGAAGTAAAATCGGTTTAAGCAAAGAAGGAAGTGCAGGGCTGATTGCCACAATTGCTAATATTTTGGCAATGTTCAAATTGGTTCGTAACATGCGGCCGAAAGATAAAGTGATAAATATTTCTTTTGCGGTATGTGCTGCCTTTTTATTAGGAGATCATTTATCTTTTACAGCTAACTTTCAACCAACGCTCATATTGCCAATTATTATTGGAAAACTAGCAGCAGGTGTGATTGGAATTGGGCTGGCTTACTGGCTATCTGTTCCAAAAGCTTTAGAATTAGAAAGAAAAGACCGGGAAGCAGGGATTATTGGTGAAAATGAATACGTAAATGTGGAAGAAAAAGAAGAGACTAAAAAAGTTGGATAA
- a CDS encoding sensor histidine kinase yields MGKVHDYLAKNGFEEVDVTFVMEQIGTLLVSSSTTSEQSIEISVKGKPLFLPSDKATSVALVVNELIQNGIKHAFHTTAVGKIEITTNIRKQMVNIIVSDNGDGMDHSVYAQNSSSLGLHLVEMLVEEELEGILSVFHSNRGTNVSLTFPITN; encoded by the coding sequence ATGGGAAAGGTTCATGATTACTTGGCGAAAAATGGATTTGAAGAAGTAGATGTCACTTTTGTAATGGAGCAAATTGGGACATTACTGGTTTCTTCATCCACCACTAGTGAACAAAGTATAGAAATATCTGTGAAAGGAAAGCCGCTTTTTTTACCTTCAGATAAAGCAACATCCGTTGCATTGGTAGTAAATGAATTAATTCAAAATGGTATCAAGCATGCCTTTCACACAACCGCTGTTGGAAAAATTGAAATAACGACGAACATAAGAAAACAGATGGTCAATATTATCGTATCGGATAATGGTGACGGTATGGATCATAGTGTCTATGCTCAAAACTCATCTTCCTTAGGTCTTCATCTTGTTGAAATGCTAGTAGAAGAAGAGCTGGAAGGTATTCTTTCTGTTTTTCACTCGAATCGGGGGACAAACGTTTCTCTAACATTTCCGATTACAAATTAG
- a CDS encoding histidine kinase N-terminal domain-containing protein has translation MQTISNLEQVTHLSEEQCNIIENMAANMQVMADISRADMFIDCLSPEKSAAIVVAEASPSTSPSLYKESVLGEIAFEETEPGVLFSLKNGKSIIGSRGISQENIVMQQDIVPITDPSGITIAVLIKEHDISGTIRNEHKMKSLLKSTDKGQKQEIKQSLIIQELHHRVKNNLQVISSMLRLQMRRSASDEVV, from the coding sequence ATGCAAACAATTAGTAATTTAGAACAAGTAACTCATCTTTCCGAAGAACAGTGCAATATTATTGAAAATATGGCAGCGAATATGCAAGTGATGGCTGATATTTCGCGGGCAGATATGTTTATTGACTGTCTTTCCCCGGAGAAAAGCGCTGCTATAGTGGTAGCCGAAGCCTCACCTTCAACATCACCTTCTTTATACAAAGAAAGTGTATTAGGTGAGATAGCTTTTGAAGAAACAGAGCCTGGCGTTTTATTTAGCTTAAAAAATGGCAAATCGATCATCGGATCAAGAGGGATCTCTCAGGAAAATATCGTTATGCAGCAAGATATTGTTCCAATTACTGATCCTTCTGGTATAACAATTGCTGTTTTGATTAAGGAACATGATATTTCAGGTACGATCAGGAATGAACACAAAATGAAATCGCTTCTGAAATCCACAGATAAGGGTCAAAAGCAGGAAATAAAACAATCATTGATCATTCAAGAGTTACATCACAGAGTCAAAAATAATTTGCAGGTTATTTCAAGCATGCTTCGTTTGCAGATGAGGCGGTCTGCTTCAGATGAAGTGGTATGA
- a CDS encoding universal stress protein, protein MFKKILLATDGSDHAIRAAEKAIDLAKCNPESVIHVIYVVDSSKTEVLENWNTTGAQQKRKEKVRPTEEKVKTADISYEVEYLRGEPGPTIVNHANEKDFDVVVLGSRGLNRFQELVLGSVSHKVAKRAHCAVLIIK, encoded by the coding sequence ATGTTTAAAAAAATTTTATTAGCCACAGACGGATCTGACCACGCAATTCGTGCTGCCGAAAAAGCGATTGACCTTGCAAAATGCAATCCAGAGTCTGTCATTCATGTTATATATGTTGTGGATAGCTCGAAAACAGAAGTATTAGAAAACTGGAACACAACTGGTGCTCAACAAAAACGAAAAGAAAAAGTTAGGCCTACGGAAGAAAAAGTAAAGACAGCTGATATAAGCTATGAGGTGGAGTATTTACGAGGAGAACCTGGACCAACCATCGTAAATCATGCAAATGAAAAAGACTTTGATGTAGTAGTGTTAGGCAGCAGAGGTCTAAATCGTTTTCAAGAATTGGTTCTAGGCAGTGTAAGTCATAAAGTAGCTAAAAGAGCTCATTGCGCTGTTTTAATAATTAAATAG
- a CDS encoding ethanolamine ammonia-lyase reactivating factor EutA, with product MIENWITSIGLDVGTSTTKFIVSRLLIENRGNSFTLPTCQIMDRSVIYASQIYKTPLINEYEIDINHLSDILSFEYKQAGLMFENVQAGAVIITGETAQKQNAQTIINYLAERAGDFVVATAGADLEGILAGKGSGAKKRSEETEGVVANIDIGGGTANAALFQNGKAIRTLTFHVGGRLIRLTERGEIEYISHFIRPWLQSNHFDFQVGHTVSFELLKEVCLYMSKSMLSYFMGGPNTSAEKLLFSSISSPLPQLKQIIFSGNIGKMIHEKEPASLKEVAKFGDIGPMLAYTLNLILKDSSLLVKLAKETSRATVIGAGMQNTELSGATIFVNEQLLPLKNIPILNVSIDSKKWEPKVFKVEVEKVMNQAKQLFVETKDPPFALGLSGLEYCSYKMLQSIAADICTPFRKYFPYSNCMVVICENDMAKALGQALKIYSPEGMQIMSIDQVDFTYGDYIDLGLPAAGEAISITVKTLAFG from the coding sequence ATGATTGAAAATTGGATAACGAGTATCGGACTTGATGTTGGGACGAGTACAACCAAATTTATTGTTAGCCGTCTGCTTATTGAGAATCGAGGAAATTCATTTACTTTGCCAACTTGTCAGATAATGGATCGTTCTGTTATATATGCCAGCCAAATTTACAAAACTCCCTTAATAAATGAATACGAAATAGATATTAACCATTTATCTGACATTTTATCATTTGAGTACAAGCAGGCCGGTCTTATGTTTGAAAATGTACAAGCAGGGGCTGTCATTATAACAGGAGAAACGGCACAGAAACAAAATGCCCAAACCATTATTAATTACTTAGCTGAGCGTGCCGGTGATTTTGTTGTAGCTACGGCAGGAGCCGATTTAGAAGGTATTCTTGCAGGGAAAGGTTCCGGAGCTAAGAAAAGGTCTGAAGAAACAGAGGGGGTAGTAGCCAATATAGACATTGGCGGAGGAACCGCAAATGCAGCGTTATTTCAAAATGGGAAAGCTATTCGGACATTAACTTTTCACGTTGGCGGCAGATTAATCCGGTTAACAGAACGGGGGGAGATTGAATATATTTCTCATTTCATTCGCCCTTGGCTTCAATCTAACCACTTTGATTTTCAAGTAGGTCATACAGTGAGTTTCGAATTGCTGAAAGAAGTGTGTCTTTATATGAGTAAAAGCATGCTTTCATATTTTATGGGCGGCCCAAACACAAGTGCAGAGAAGTTATTGTTCTCTTCTATTTCCAGCCCTCTGCCGCAGCTTAAACAAATAATATTTTCAGGAAATATAGGCAAAATGATTCATGAAAAAGAACCAGCCTCTTTAAAAGAGGTTGCCAAGTTTGGCGATATAGGACCAATGCTTGCATACACGTTAAACCTTATCTTAAAAGACTCGTCTCTTCTCGTAAAACTAGCAAAGGAAACATCTAGAGCCACTGTCATTGGAGCAGGAATGCAAAATACTGAACTAAGCGGAGCTACCATATTTGTAAATGAACAACTTCTTCCCCTTAAAAACATACCGATTTTGAATGTATCTATTGATAGTAAAAAGTGGGAACCTAAAGTTTTTAAAGTGGAAGTAGAAAAAGTTATGAATCAAGCAAAACAATTATTTGTGGAAACAAAAGACCCGCCATTTGCCCTTGGATTATCAGGTTTAGAATACTGCAGCTATAAAATGCTTCAATCCATTGCAGCTGATATCTGTACACCATTTAGAAAATACTTTCCATATTCAAACTGTATGGTGGTTATTTGTGAGAATGATATGGCAAAAGCACTGGGACAAGCTCTGAAAATCTATAGTCCAGAAGGTATGCAAATAATGAGCATCGACCAGGTTGATTTTACTTATGGAGATTATATTGATTTAGGCTTACCAGCTGCAGGGGAAGCCATTTCTATTACTGTAAAAACATTAGCATTTGGATAA
- the htpG gene encoding molecular chaperone HtpG, with protein MATKQFQAESKRLLEMMINSIYSQKEIFLRELISNASDAIDKMYYKALTDDSLTFNKDDYYIKVSADKDNRTLKIEDTGIGMTEEELESNLGVIAKSGSLAFKNENEIKDGHDIIGQFGVGFYSAFMVADVVTVYTKSANSDQAYKWESNGADGYTIEPADKEKVGTEVFIKLRENTEDENYDEYLEEHRLNSIIKKYSDYIRYPIKMDVTVQKPKDDDEEETAEVKEEQTVNSMVPIWRKNKNELTTEDYEAFYSEKHYGFDKPLTHIHLSVDGAVRYQAILFIPENTPFDYYTKEYEKGLELYSNGVLIMEKCSDLLPDYFGFVKGIVDSEDLSLNISREMLQHDRQLKLIAKNIKNKIKSQLKTLLKDEREKYEKFYQSFGRQLKFGVHIDFGTHKDDLKDLLLFYSSKEKKLVTLSEYVSRMPEDQQYIYYAAGDSYDRIEKLPQTEMVLDKGYEILYFTEDIDEFAIKTLMSYDDKQFKSVASGDLGIESEEDQEKEEEEKKDNKELFEEIKNILSDKVKDVRASKRMKTHPVCLAADGEVSIEMEKILQQMPDNQNIKADKVLEININHNVYQSLKNAYDQDKEKLKLYTNLLYNQALLIEGLQVEDPVAFTNDMCKVMA; from the coding sequence ATGGCAACAAAACAATTTCAAGCGGAGTCGAAACGTTTATTAGAAATGATGATTAACTCCATATATTCTCAAAAAGAGATTTTTTTACGAGAATTAATATCAAACGCTAGTGATGCAATTGATAAAATGTATTACAAAGCTTTAACTGATGATTCCCTCACTTTTAATAAGGATGACTACTACATAAAAGTGAGCGCAGATAAGGATAATCGAACCTTAAAAATTGAGGACACCGGTATTGGAATGACCGAAGAAGAGCTGGAATCCAATCTTGGAGTCATTGCAAAAAGCGGCTCACTCGCATTCAAAAACGAAAATGAAATAAAAGATGGCCATGATATTATAGGTCAATTCGGTGTCGGATTTTATTCCGCATTTATGGTAGCAGACGTAGTCACCGTTTACACAAAATCAGCTAATAGCGATCAGGCTTATAAATGGGAGTCTAATGGTGCTGATGGATATACGATTGAACCGGCAGACAAAGAGAAAGTCGGTACAGAGGTTTTCATTAAATTAAGAGAAAACACAGAAGATGAAAACTATGACGAGTATTTAGAAGAACATCGATTAAATTCCATTATTAAAAAATACTCTGATTACATCCGCTACCCTATCAAAATGGACGTTACTGTACAAAAACCAAAAGATGATGATGAAGAGGAAACTGCAGAGGTAAAAGAAGAACAAACCGTCAACAGCATGGTTCCGATTTGGAGAAAAAATAAAAATGAGCTGACTACCGAAGATTATGAAGCTTTTTATTCTGAAAAACATTACGGTTTTGATAAGCCGTTGACTCATATTCATCTAAGTGTGGATGGGGCTGTGCGCTATCAAGCGATTTTATTCATCCCGGAAAATACGCCTTTTGATTACTATACGAAAGAATATGAAAAAGGTCTCGAACTGTATTCCAATGGTGTTTTGATCATGGAAAAATGTTCGGACCTGCTGCCTGATTATTTCGGTTTCGTTAAAGGGATTGTTGATTCCGAAGACTTATCATTAAATATTTCCCGAGAAATGCTGCAGCATGACAGACAGTTGAAGCTGATTGCTAAAAATATTAAAAATAAAATAAAGAGCCAGTTGAAAACACTCTTAAAAGATGAACGCGAAAAATATGAGAAATTCTATCAATCCTTTGGCCGACAATTAAAATTCGGTGTTCATATAGATTTTGGAACCCATAAAGACGACTTAAAAGATCTGCTTCTTTTCTATTCATCTAAAGAAAAGAAATTAGTTACTTTATCCGAATATGTTTCAAGAATGCCAGAAGATCAGCAGTACATTTACTACGCTGCTGGGGATTCATATGACAGAATTGAAAAGCTTCCGCAAACGGAAATGGTACTAGACAAAGGATATGAGATCTTATATTTCACCGAGGATATAGACGAATTTGCGATTAAAACATTAATGAGTTATGATGACAAACAATTTAAGTCTGTAGCGAGCGGCGATTTAGGTATTGAGTCAGAAGAAGACCAGGAAAAAGAGGAAGAAGAGAAGAAGGACAACAAAGAACTATTTGAAGAAATCAAGAATATCTTATCCGATAAAGTGAAAGATGTCCGTGCGTCGAAAAGGATGAAAACCCACCCAGTTTGCTTAGCAGCCGATGGAGAAGTTTCGATTGAAATGGAAAAGATCCTTCAGCAAATGCCTGACAATCAAAATATTAAAGCAGATAAGGTATTAGAAATTAACATTAACCACAATGTATACCAATCCTTAAAAAATGCGTACGATCAGGATAAAGAAAAATTAAAACTGTACACCAACCTTTTGTATAACCAGGCTCTTCTAATTGAAGGTCTACAAGTTGAAGATCCTGTCGCATTTACAAATGATATGTGCAAAGTGATGGCGTAA
- a CDS encoding ethanolamine ammonia-lyase subunit EutB — protein MYKKKTLLGITYEFHSLKEIMAKANEEKSGDELAGISAENMKERMAARVVLAETTLSDIRSYPVVALEKDDVSKLIEENVNEEIYGVIKNWTVADLREYILDDKHLSKELLQIGTGLTSEMIAAVTKIMSNLDLIQAASKITVITHCQTKIGQKGVLASRAQPNHPSDHLAGIRASLFEALSYGIGDAVIGINPVIETTDNIYALLNETKDAIDRFNIPTQNCVLSHISSQMRAIERGAPADMIFQSLAGTQTGNESFGISISMLEEAASLIFEKGTAEGPNRWYFETGQGSELSADAHFDVDQLTLESRCYGLAKHFNPFIVNTVVGFIGPEYLYDSKQVLRAGLEDHFMGKMHGLPMGVDVCYTNHMSADQNDMDNLSTLLSNAGVNFVIGVPMADDCMLNYQSLSFHDIATLRNVLGVSAAPEFADWLEKQGLSVSGQLTKQAGDPSLFL, from the coding sequence ATGTATAAAAAGAAAACATTGCTCGGAATAACCTATGAGTTTCACAGCTTAAAAGAAATCATGGCAAAGGCAAACGAAGAAAAGTCAGGGGACGAGCTTGCCGGAATAAGCGCGGAGAACATGAAAGAAAGAATGGCTGCAAGGGTTGTATTAGCAGAAACAACTCTTTCAGACATTAGGAGTTATCCCGTTGTTGCATTAGAAAAAGATGATGTTTCAAAACTAATCGAAGAGAATGTCAATGAAGAAATCTACGGTGTTATTAAAAATTGGACGGTTGCTGATTTAAGGGAATATATCTTAGATGATAAGCATTTGAGCAAGGAGTTACTTCAAATTGGCACCGGTTTGACGAGTGAAATGATTGCAGCAGTTACTAAAATAATGTCTAATTTAGATCTCATCCAGGCGGCTTCGAAAATAACAGTCATTACTCATTGTCAAACCAAAATCGGACAAAAAGGAGTGCTTGCCTCAAGAGCACAGCCAAATCACCCATCTGATCATTTAGCTGGGATACGCGCATCTCTTTTTGAAGCGTTAAGTTATGGAATCGGTGATGCTGTTATTGGTATAAATCCTGTCATTGAAACAACAGATAATATTTATGCGTTGTTAAACGAGACAAAAGATGCTATCGACCGTTTTAATATTCCGACCCAAAATTGTGTGTTATCTCATATCTCCAGTCAAATGAGAGCAATCGAAAGAGGAGCGCCGGCTGATATGATTTTTCAAAGTCTGGCCGGTACACAAACAGGTAACGAATCATTTGGAATATCTATTTCCATGCTTGAAGAAGCTGCTTCTCTCATTTTTGAAAAAGGCACAGCAGAAGGGCCAAACCGCTGGTACTTTGAGACCGGTCAGGGGTCAGAGTTATCAGCAGATGCTCATTTTGATGTTGATCAATTAACATTGGAGTCCAGGTGCTATGGACTTGCAAAACATTTTAACCCTTTTATTGTTAATACAGTTGTTGGGTTTATTGGTCCTGAATATCTGTACGACAGTAAACAAGTTTTACGTGCAGGCCTTGAAGATCATTTTATGGGTAAAATGCATGGTCTGCCAATGGGGGTTGATGTATGCTATACGAATCATATGAGTGCCGACCAAAATGATATGGATAATTTAAGTACATTATTAAGTAATGCAGGAGTTAATTTTGTGATAGGGGTACCAATGGCAGATGATTGTATGCTTAATTATCAGTCCTTAAGCTTCCATGATATTGCTACGCTGCGAAACGTTTTAGGAGTAAGTGCAGCTCCTGAATTTGCAGATTGGTTAGAAAAGCAAGGGTTATCTGTTTCAGGACAGTTAACGAAACAAGCCGGCGATCCATCACTTTTTCTGTAA
- a CDS encoding SulP family inorganic anion transporter, with the protein MIHVNTLKADWFGNIKGDMLAGIVVALALIPEAIAFSIIAGVDPMVGLYASFIIPVLIAFVGGRPGMISAATGAMALLFIDLVAQHGLEYLFAATILTGILQIVFGYLKIARYMKFIPRSVMVGFVNALAILIFTSQIPHLTGQGWVVWGLAAVTLAIIYLFPYLSKAIPSTLTAIIVVTAFSMAAGLNVFTVGDMGNLEQTLPVFLLPQVPFSYETLTIIFPYALALTVVGLLESLLTAAIVDDMTDTDSNKNRESRGQGIANIVAGCFGGMAGCAMIGQSVINVKSGGKGRLSALTAGVVLILLIILLGNIVVQIPMAVLAGVMIMVSISTFDWNSIRTLFIVPGTDAIVMVVTVIVVVVTHDLSKGVFAGILLSAIFFVSKISKISIESKLDDKKEKRTYFIKGQLFFASVTDSIAGFDFKEDIKEVEIDLTHAHIWDDSAVEAMEKIIAKFEENGIIVEISGLNEASALLVEKLRHKLSSH; encoded by the coding sequence ATGATTCATGTGAATACATTGAAAGCAGATTGGTTCGGTAATATAAAGGGAGATATGCTAGCTGGCATTGTTGTTGCGCTTGCTTTAATTCCTGAAGCCATTGCGTTCTCCATTATTGCCGGGGTAGACCCAATGGTTGGTTTATACGCTTCCTTTATAATCCCAGTATTGATTGCTTTTGTCGGCGGCAGACCAGGAATGATTTCAGCAGCTACGGGGGCAATGGCTTTACTATTCATTGACCTTGTTGCACAACACGGACTCGAATATTTATTCGCTGCAACTATACTTACTGGAATCTTGCAAATAGTTTTTGGTTATTTAAAAATCGCTCGTTATATGAAATTTATTCCACGTTCCGTTATGGTAGGGTTTGTAAATGCATTAGCCATTCTTATTTTCACATCGCAAATTCCCCATTTAACTGGACAAGGCTGGGTAGTGTGGGGATTGGCTGCTGTTACACTGGCTATTATTTATCTGTTTCCTTACCTATCTAAAGCTATTCCATCAACATTGACAGCCATTATCGTCGTAACTGCTTTTTCGATGGCTGCTGGGTTAAATGTTTTTACTGTTGGTGATATGGGAAACTTAGAGCAGACATTACCTGTTTTTCTTTTACCTCAAGTCCCGTTTTCCTATGAAACCCTGACCATCATCTTTCCCTATGCTCTTGCCCTAACAGTGGTTGGCCTGCTTGAATCCCTCCTCACAGCAGCTATTGTTGATGATATGACTGATACAGACAGTAATAAAAACAGAGAAAGCAGAGGACAAGGGATTGCAAACATTGTTGCTGGATGTTTTGGAGGAATGGCCGGCTGTGCAATGATTGGACAATCCGTGATTAATGTAAAGTCAGGGGGAAAAGGGAGGTTATCTGCCCTTACTGCCGGTGTTGTCCTTATTCTTTTGATCATACTTTTAGGTAACATTGTCGTGCAAATTCCGATGGCAGTATTAGCTGGCGTAATGATTATGGTCTCCATCAGTACTTTTGACTGGAATTCAATTCGAACATTGTTTATTGTACCTGGAACCGATGCGATTGTTATGGTGGTTACCGTGATTGTTGTCGTGGTGACTCACGATCTTTCTAAAGGTGTATTTGCTGGTATTCTTTTAAGTGCTATCTTCTTCGTCTCTAAAATTTCAAAAATAAGTATAGAAAGCAAGCTCGATGATAAAAAAGAAAAGAGGACTTATTTCATTAAAGGTCAATTGTTCTTTGCTTCTGTCACTGATTCCATTGCTGGTTTTGATTTTAAAGAAGATATTAAAGAAGTGGAAATTGATCTAACGCATGCCCACATCTGGGATGATTCTGCCGTAGAAGCTATGGAAAAAATCATTGCCAAATTTGAAGAAAACGGCATAATAGTTGAAATTTCTGGGCTGAATGAAGCTAGTGCACTTTTAGTGGAGAAATTACGACATAAATTAAGCAGCCATTAG
- a CDS encoding ANTAR domain-containing response regulator, with protein MKQSKIMVVDDEPITRFDIKEILKEKNYQVVGEAKNGEEAIKEAYELDPDLILMDIKMPKVDGIKASSIIKEFSSCSILLLTAYSDDEYIDQAKKAGINAYVVKPVNEKELNPAVEIALQQRANHLKMHKKIGKLEEKIKERKIIEKAKGYLMDQQGFTEENAYRNMQKESMEHHIPLIEIANRILASHSK; from the coding sequence ATGAAACAATCAAAGATTATGGTTGTAGACGACGAACCTATTACAAGATTTGATATAAAAGAAATATTAAAAGAAAAGAATTATCAAGTAGTAGGAGAAGCTAAAAATGGTGAAGAAGCCATCAAAGAGGCCTATGAACTTGATCCTGACCTTATTCTTATGGATATAAAAATGCCAAAGGTTGACGGTATTAAAGCTTCATCTATTATCAAAGAGTTTTCAAGTTGTTCGATTCTCCTCCTGACAGCTTATAGTGATGATGAATATATCGACCAGGCAAAAAAGGCTGGGATTAATGCTTATGTTGTTAAGCCAGTGAATGAAAAAGAATTAAACCCTGCGGTGGAAATAGCATTACAGCAACGTGCAAACCACTTAAAAATGCATAAAAAAATAGGAAAGTTAGAAGAGAAAATAAAAGAGCGTAAAATAATAGAAAAAGCAAAAGGGTATTTGATGGACCAACAAGGGTTTACAGAGGAAAATGCTTATCGAAACATGCAAAAGGAAAGTATGGAACATCATATTCCTCTTATAGAAATTGCAAATAGAATCTTAGCTTCACATTCCAAGTAA
- the eutC gene encoding ethanolamine ammonia-lyase subunit EutC gives MTDKNTANHLKSLKKYTPARIGVGRTGTRPLTKDFLSFRTDHAAAVDAVYGEVSSKLIKELDLFSVETCYETKDHYLKRPDKGRILSEEAKTIIKEKCTLNPQVQIVVSDGLSASAIDENILDVYPALLDSLSMYGLNIGTPFFVKGGRVACMDDIGEILAPEAFILLIGERPGLVCAHSLSAYMCYQPKKGMKESDRMVISNIHRSGTPAIEAAAHMGTLISKMLDQKKSGVDLVV, from the coding sequence ATGACTGATAAAAACACTGCTAATCATCTCAAGTCGCTCAAGAAATACACTCCGGCAAGAATTGGAGTCGGAAGAACAGGGACAAGACCTCTGACAAAGGATTTTTTATCTTTTCGTACAGATCATGCTGCAGCGGTGGATGCTGTCTATGGAGAGGTTTCTTCTAAATTGATAAAAGAATTGGACTTGTTTTCCGTTGAGACATGTTACGAAACAAAGGATCACTACTTAAAGAGGCCTGATAAAGGAAGAATACTATCAGAAGAAGCAAAAACGATAATAAAAGAAAAATGTACTCTCAATCCACAAGTGCAAATTGTTGTTTCTGATGGGTTAAGTGCTAGTGCTATCGATGAAAATATTTTAGATGTTTACCCTGCGTTATTAGATTCTCTGTCTATGTATGGATTAAATATAGGAACACCATTCTTTGTGAAAGGTGGGAGAGTAGCGTGTATGGATGATATTGGTGAAATTTTAGCGCCTGAAGCTTTTATTCTCTTAATTGGAGAGCGTCCTGGACTTGTTTGTGCCCACTCTCTTAGTGCTTATATGTGTTATCAGCCTAAAAAAGGAATGAAAGAATCGGATCGAATGGTTATCTCTAATATTCATCGCAGCGGCACACCGGCTATTGAAGCGGCAGCTCACATGGGTACATTAATTAGCAAAATGCTGGATCAAAAAAAGAGTGGAGTAGATCTTGTAGTATAA